Proteins from a genomic interval of Paenibacillus sp. FSL H8-0048:
- a CDS encoding S1C family serine protease, which produces MGLFDDDFYSTKVSRRKSGKSKSTGGYADGKWAVRKSKRSLATWQISLISSVCSAVAAVLLFSLVTGQFTTERIQAPVVIDKVAASSADPYDRIIQAAAHIRPAVVSIINHKKDNKELNILDESALGSGVIYKKDDNKAFIITNNHVIEGAGKLEVVTVDGVTHKAELVGADKVSDIAVLSIDGKGIDRIAEIGDSSKLRLGETVIAIGNPLGLGDTLTSGIVSYTERTIPVSLNQDGVYDWEQEVIQTDAAINEGNSGGALVDLDGKVIGINTMKISDTGVEGLGFAIPANRVVETANELTSKGRIARSYLGVYSVDLNNPYVPLADDQRKELNLPSTVTDGVVVLDAVGPAKDAGLQLNDVITKFNDKPITSTLSLRKYLYDHTKIGDKLKITFYRDGEVKQTTVQLLEKPEE; this is translated from the coding sequence ATGGGATTATTCGATGATGATTTCTATTCAACCAAGGTGTCACGGCGCAAAAGCGGCAAATCTAAATCAACCGGCGGATATGCTGACGGCAAGTGGGCTGTCCGCAAATCGAAGCGGTCGCTGGCAACCTGGCAGATCTCGCTGATCAGCTCTGTCTGCAGTGCTGTAGCGGCTGTGCTGCTGTTCAGTCTGGTAACGGGACAGTTCACCACGGAGAGAATTCAGGCCCCGGTGGTTATTGATAAGGTGGCTGCGAGCAGCGCTGATCCGTATGACCGGATTATTCAGGCTGCTGCACATATCCGCCCTGCGGTAGTGAGCATCATTAATCATAAAAAAGACAATAAGGAACTTAATATTCTCGATGAATCCGCTCTAGGCTCGGGAGTTATCTATAAGAAGGACGACAATAAGGCCTTTATCATTACCAATAACCATGTCATTGAGGGTGCCGGCAAGCTGGAAGTGGTTACAGTAGACGGCGTGACACACAAGGCGGAGCTGGTGGGCGCCGACAAGGTGAGTGATATTGCTGTGCTCTCCATTGACGGCAAGGGGATCGACCGGATTGCTGAGATCGGGGATTCCTCCAAGCTGCGTCTGGGTGAGACAGTCATTGCCATCGGTAACCCGCTAGGGCTCGGGGATACATTAACTTCCGGTATTGTCAGCTACACAGAGCGGACGATACCGGTATCACTGAACCAGGACGGCGTGTACGATTGGGAGCAGGAAGTGATCCAGACGGATGCGGCCATTAATGAGGGCAACAGCGGGGGCGCACTGGTGGATCTGGACGGTAAGGTGATTGGTATCAATACGATGAAGATCTCCGATACGGGGGTAGAGGGGTTGGGCTTTGCGATTCCCGCCAATCGTGTAGTGGAGACAGCCAATGAGCTTACTTCCAAAGGCCGTATAGCCCGGTCATACCTGGGCGTCTATTCAGTGGATCTGAATAATCCGTATGTGCCGTTGGCCGATGATCAGCGCAAGGAGCTTAATCTTCCGTCTACAGTAACGGATGGGGTTGTGGTTCTGGATGCTGTGGGACCGGCGAAGGATGCAGGCCTGCAGCTTAACGATGTGATTACGAAGTTCAACGATAAGCCGATTACTTCCACGCTGTCGCTGCGCAAATATCTGTACGATCATACCAAGATCGGAGATAAGCTGAAAATCACCTTCTACCGTGATGGTGAAGTGAAACAGACAACAGTCCAGCTTCTTGAAAAGCCAGAGGAATAA
- a CDS encoding cold-shock protein, protein MQTGTVKWFNAEKGFGFIEVEGGSDVFVHFSAITGDGFKTLDEGQRVEFNVVQGNRGPQAENVVKL, encoded by the coding sequence ATGCAAACAGGTACAGTTAAATGGTTCAACGCAGAAAAAGGATTCGGTTTCATCGAAGTTGAAGGCGGAAGCGACGTATTCGTTCACTTCAGCGCAATCACTGGCGACGGCTTCAAAACTTTGGACGAAGGCCAACGCGTTGAATTCAACGTTGTTCAAGGCAACCGTGGACCACAAGCCGAAAACGTTGTAAAACTGTAA
- a CDS encoding cold-shock protein, which translates to MNYRKKPLEEVPEENTAIWACTNEDCNGWMRDNFAFEHAPSCRLCHSPMVRSMKMLPQLLNSNGDLKSLKKGISIT; encoded by the coding sequence ATGAACTACCGGAAAAAGCCTTTGGAGGAAGTACCGGAAGAAAATACCGCAATTTGGGCCTGCACCAATGAGGATTGTAATGGATGGATGAGGGATAATTTCGCATTTGAACATGCACCTTCCTGCCGTCTCTGTCATTCCCCAATGGTTCGTAGCATGAAGATGCTGCCGCAATTGCTTAATTCAAATGGCGATCTCAAATCGCTTAAGAAAGGTATTTCCATTACCTAG
- a CDS encoding cytochrome ubiquinol oxidase subunit I: MDTVLLSRIQFASTTIFHYFFVPVSIGLALIIAIMETMYVRKGNEEYKRMAQFWGKLFLINFAVGVVTGILQEFQFGMNWSDYSRFVGDVFGAPLAIEALLAFFLESTFIGIWIFGWDKVSKRIHLLSIWLVAFGTMLSAFWILLANSFMQHPVGFQISNGRAEMNDIFALITNGQLLVEFPHTVLAAYATGAFLVTGISAYKLLKKQDVAFFRKSFEIAAIVGVISSFGVAVAGHAQAQYLVETQPMKMAASEALWGESGDPAPWTVFANIDVKNQTNSNEVQVPYLLSFLSYSKFSGDVKGMLELQKEYEAAYGPGDYIPPVKTTFWSFRIMVAAGTLMMLFGVYAIYLMWRKKMDRPNTWFMRFMFWGLLLPPIANTAGWIMTEIGRQPWTVFGLMTTEDSVSPNITSGQVLFSVISFTAIYAILGAVLVGLFVKVIKKGPYAMDNEHGESHDPYNKEG; this comes from the coding sequence ATGGATACAGTACTGCTGTCACGTATACAATTTGCGTCGACGACAATTTTTCATTATTTCTTTGTGCCAGTATCGATCGGACTTGCGCTCATAATTGCCATTATGGAGACCATGTACGTAAGAAAGGGCAATGAAGAGTACAAAAGAATGGCGCAATTCTGGGGGAAGCTGTTCCTGATTAACTTCGCAGTAGGTGTAGTAACAGGAATCTTGCAGGAATTCCAGTTCGGAATGAACTGGTCCGATTATTCGCGCTTCGTCGGTGATGTGTTCGGGGCTCCGCTTGCGATTGAAGCCTTGTTGGCTTTCTTCCTGGAGTCCACGTTCATCGGAATCTGGATCTTCGGCTGGGATAAGGTGTCCAAGCGGATTCACCTATTATCCATCTGGCTGGTAGCCTTCGGGACAATGCTGTCGGCATTCTGGATTCTGCTGGCTAACTCGTTCATGCAGCATCCGGTGGGCTTCCAGATTAGCAATGGCCGTGCTGAGATGAATGACATCTTCGCACTGATTACGAACGGCCAGCTGCTGGTGGAATTTCCGCATACAGTGCTTGCCGCTTACGCTACAGGCGCCTTCCTGGTAACAGGGATCAGTGCTTACAAATTGCTTAAGAAGCAGGACGTCGCCTTTTTCCGGAAATCATTCGAGATTGCAGCCATTGTAGGGGTTATCTCTTCCTTCGGCGTTGCGGTTGCCGGACATGCACAGGCTCAATATCTGGTAGAGACACAGCCCATGAAGATGGCCGCATCCGAAGCGCTGTGGGGTGAGAGCGGCGACCCGGCACCTTGGACGGTATTTGCCAATATCGATGTGAAGAACCAGACCAACAGCAATGAAGTTCAGGTTCCGTATCTGCTGAGCTTCCTGTCCTACAGCAAATTCTCCGGTGATGTGAAGGGGATGCTGGAGCTGCAGAAGGAGTATGAAGCAGCCTACGGACCGGGAGATTATATTCCGCCGGTCAAAACAACCTTCTGGAGCTTCCGGATCATGGTTGCTGCCGGCACGTTGATGATGCTGTTTGGGGTATATGCTATCTACCTCATGTGGCGCAAAAAGATGGACAGACCCAATACCTGGTTCATGCGCTTCATGTTCTGGGGACTGCTGCTTCCGCCGATTGCCAACACGGCCGGCTGGATTATGACAGAGATCGGGCGTCAGCCATGGACTGTATTCGGACTTATGACTACAGAAGACAGTGTATCGCCTAATATTACCAGCGGACAGGTACTGTTCTCGGTGATTTCTTTTACCGCGATCTATGCCATATTGGGTGCAGTGCTGGTTGGCCTGTTCGTCAAAGTGATCAAAAAAGGTCCTTATGCTATGGATAACGAACACGGTGAATCCCACGATCCGTATAACAAGGAGGGCTAA
- the cydB gene encoding cytochrome d ubiquinol oxidase subunit II, with amino-acid sequence MSLNELWFLLIAVLFVGFFFLEGFDFGVGMETQILAKNDTERRILINSIGPFWDANEVWLITGAGAMFAAFPHWYATLFSGFYIPFVFALLALIARGVAFEFRGKRDSKAWQKTWDVCIFFGSFLPPFLLAVVFASFIKGLPIDKDMQMYAGFFDIVNAYTVVAGITVVLLCLVHGLMFTTLRTLGDLQERARKLAQKLLIPLAALLVAFVVMTYTMTDIFDKRGTLLWIVVVLGAAAYLLAGYFMTKKKDGYAFGMTGAVMALSVASIFIGLFPRVMISSLDQAFNLTITNAASGQYSLKVMTIVALTLLPFVLGYQIWSYFIFHKRVHEKEHLEY; translated from the coding sequence ATGTCACTTAATGAATTATGGTTTCTGCTGATTGCGGTGCTGTTCGTCGGGTTCTTCTTCCTGGAAGGCTTCGACTTCGGTGTAGGGATGGAGACGCAGATTCTGGCCAAGAATGACACGGAACGCCGGATATTGATCAATTCGATCGGGCCGTTCTGGGATGCGAATGAGGTATGGCTGATTACGGGTGCCGGTGCAATGTTCGCGGCCTTCCCGCATTGGTATGCTACGCTGTTCAGCGGTTTCTATATACCGTTTGTATTTGCCCTGCTGGCGTTGATTGCCCGTGGTGTTGCCTTCGAGTTCAGAGGTAAGCGCGATTCCAAGGCTTGGCAGAAAACATGGGATGTCTGCATCTTCTTCGGCAGCTTCCTGCCGCCGTTCCTGCTCGCCGTGGTATTCGCCAGCTTCATCAAGGGCTTGCCGATTGACAAGGATATGCAGATGTATGCCGGATTCTTCGATATCGTTAATGCGTATACGGTAGTTGCAGGCATTACGGTTGTTCTGCTGTGTCTGGTACACGGCCTGATGTTCACTACGCTTCGTACGCTCGGAGATTTGCAGGAACGGGCGCGTAAGCTGGCCCAGAAGCTGCTGATTCCACTGGCGGCGCTGCTGGTAGCCTTCGTTGTAATGACGTATACTATGACAGATATCTTCGATAAACGCGGAACGCTGCTATGGATTGTAGTTGTTCTGGGTGCAGCCGCTTATCTGCTGGCAGGATATTTCATGACTAAGAAGAAGGACGGCTATGCCTTCGGAATGACTGGTGCTGTGATGGCGCTGTCTGTTGCTTCGATCTTCATTGGACTGTTCCCGCGGGTTATGATCAGTTCGCTGGATCAGGCGTTCAACCTGACGATTACGAATGCAGCCTCCGGCCAATACTCGCTGAAGGTGATGACGATTGTAGCGCTGACTCTGCTGCCGTTCGTGCTGGGTTATCAGATCTGGAGTTATTTCATCTTCCACAAACGGGTTCATGAGAAGGAGCATCTTGAATACTAA
- the cydD gene encoding thiol reductant ABC exporter subunit CydD, with the protein MDKNLLGYKGVKPVFLLVGFLTLVQSFSILLLAKSLAEAVSALFAGEPLKEQGARALLFLLAFLVRHACAMLMSRAAYRFAEATGSSMRRQMMDKLFQLGPRLAGDRGTGNMVTLVLEGVTKFRAYLELIIPRMVGMAVTPALLLVYVFTLDTSSGVILTLTMPIIIVFMILIGMTARKQMDRQLKSYRTLSNHFVDSLRGLETLKFLGRSRSHSESIAKVSDRYRSATMRTLRVAFLSSFALDFFTMLSVASVAVSLGLRLVNEQMTLVTGLTILILAPEYFLPVRLVGADFHATLDGKEAGEAMKSIIDRETVQAKLLEPGGQKEMAGLGGAWSGDFFTWNNNSHLKLDGVGVTYEADGVSSLEAVHLEFSGYRKIGIIGESGAGKSTLVDILGGFLHPTSGTLTINGSLVSALTDEGWRKQTAYIPQRPYIFSGTLADNVRFYYPEASQEAVAAALESAGLSKLVSSLPEGLNEMIGGGGRSLSGGQEQRVALARALLSSRPIMLLDEPTAHLDIETEYELKETMLPLFEGKLVFLATHRLHWMIDMDLIVVMQQGRVAEIGTHDELTARRGAYYELIQSQLEGIH; encoded by the coding sequence ATGGATAAAAATTTGCTTGGGTATAAAGGAGTTAAGCCTGTCTTTCTGCTGGTTGGCTTCCTGACCCTGGTGCAAAGCTTCTCCATTCTTCTGCTGGCGAAGTCGCTGGCAGAAGCTGTCTCTGCGCTGTTTGCGGGAGAACCGCTGAAGGAACAAGGGGCTAGAGCGCTCTTGTTCCTTCTTGCGTTTCTTGTGCGTCATGCCTGTGCTATGCTGATGAGCCGGGCGGCGTACCGCTTCGCGGAAGCGACCGGCAGCAGCATGCGGAGACAGATGATGGACAAGCTGTTCCAGCTGGGACCAAGGCTGGCTGGCGACCGGGGGACCGGAAATATGGTCACATTAGTGCTTGAAGGAGTAACGAAGTTCCGCGCGTACCTGGAGCTGATTATTCCACGGATGGTCGGTATGGCGGTAACACCCGCTCTGCTGCTTGTCTATGTGTTCACCCTGGATACGTCCAGCGGTGTCATTCTTACCTTAACGATGCCGATCATTATTGTATTCATGATCCTGATCGGGATGACGGCCCGCAAGCAGATGGACCGTCAGCTGAAGTCTTACCGTACCTTATCGAATCACTTTGTGGATTCGCTACGCGGTCTGGAGACGCTGAAATTCCTTGGACGAAGCCGCAGTCACAGTGAGAGTATCGCCAAAGTCAGTGACCGCTACCGTTCAGCAACTATGCGTACGCTGCGAGTCGCCTTTCTGTCCTCGTTCGCACTGGATTTCTTCACCATGCTGTCTGTTGCTTCGGTAGCGGTAAGCCTGGGTCTGCGTCTGGTCAATGAGCAGATGACGCTGGTTACCGGACTGACGATTCTGATTCTCGCGCCGGAGTATTTCCTGCCGGTACGGCTGGTGGGTGCAGACTTCCATGCCACACTGGATGGTAAGGAAGCCGGTGAAGCGATGAAGAGCATTATTGACCGTGAGACAGTCCAGGCGAAGCTGCTGGAGCCGGGTGGGCAGAAGGAGATGGCGGGCCTTGGCGGAGCTTGGTCAGGCGACTTTTTCACGTGGAACAATAACAGCCACCTGAAGCTTGACGGGGTAGGCGTGACCTATGAAGCGGACGGAGTGTCGTCGCTCGAAGCTGTTCATCTTGAATTCAGCGGGTACCGCAAGATTGGTATTATCGGAGAGAGCGGCGCAGGCAAGTCTACACTGGTAGACATTCTGGGCGGCTTCCTTCATCCAACCTCCGGAACCCTTACGATCAATGGAAGCCTGGTCAGTGCGCTGACCGATGAGGGCTGGCGGAAGCAGACGGCCTATATTCCGCAGCGCCCTTACATCTTCAGCGGCACGCTGGCTGACAATGTCCGGTTCTATTATCCGGAGGCTTCGCAGGAGGCTGTAGCTGCTGCGCTGGAGTCAGCAGGTTTATCGAAGCTGGTGTCCTCACTGCCGGAAGGTCTGAACGAGATGATCGGGGGCGGCGGCCGTTCGCTCAGCGGCGGGCAGGAGCAGCGCGTGGCTCTGGCCCGCGCTCTGCTGAGCAGCCGCCCGATTATGCTGCTGGATGAGCCGACGGCCCATCTGGACATTGAGACGGAATATGAGCTGAAGGAGACGATGCTGCCGCTGTTCGAGGGCAAGCTGGTATTCCTGGCTACACACCGCCTGCACTGGATGATCGACATGGATCTGATTGTCGTTATGCAGCAGGGACGGGTAGCTGAGATAGGCACACACGACGAGCTGACTGCGCGGCGGGGTGCTTATTATGAGCTTATTCAAAGTCAATTGGAGGGAATCCATTGA
- the cydC gene encoding thiol reductant ABC exporter subunit CydC: MKREGWFAPYYSAYFWRFVLIILLGALTIFSASSLMYTSGFLISKASIPPENILMIYVPIVGVRTFGTSRAVIHYVERLVGHDTILRILSKMRVRLYHMLEPQALFLSSRFRTGDILGMLADDIEYLQNVYLRTVFPGIIALLIYAAAMIALGTFDVAFALLMGLYMLVLVVVLPLISLLLTQKRQRQVKQERNRLYQKLTDAVLGLGDWVISGRQSQFVDTYEADEQAVARIDGSLRRWARLRMFIGQAVVGLAVLSLLYWAAGQYAEGAIAGTLIAAFVLVVFPVADAFLPVSEAVEKIPQYRNSLERLEGVEPPAEGVLSEAEKGRNAEAAAQAVAAAEAAKAAKASGQVHIELKSAGYRYAAGDDFSVQELDLALPQGRKIAVIGRSGAGKSTLLKMVQGVIAPTVGSVTINGIDAAAYGERIPQLIAVLNQSPHLFDTTVANNIRLGDPGASEAAVQQAAALAKLDKLISSLPEGYDTPVREAGQRFSGGERQRMALARILLQNTPMVVLDEPTVGLDPRTERELLATMFEAMAGKTLIWVTHHLVGAEQMDEVIFMENGQVEMRGTHAELMKQQPRYRKLYELDRPGQYLNGADGV, translated from the coding sequence TTGAAACGTGAAGGATGGTTTGCTCCCTATTACTCTGCCTACTTCTGGCGGTTCGTGTTGATCATCCTGCTGGGCGCACTGACCATCTTCTCAGCGTCTTCGCTGATGTACACCTCAGGCTTCCTGATCTCGAAGGCCTCGATTCCGCCGGAAAATATACTGATGATCTATGTCCCTATTGTCGGTGTGCGCACCTTCGGGACCAGCCGGGCTGTTATCCACTATGTCGAGCGGCTCGTGGGACATGACACGATTCTGCGCATTCTGTCGAAGATGCGGGTCCGGCTGTACCATATGCTGGAGCCGCAGGCGCTGTTCTTGTCCTCGCGCTTCCGTACCGGGGATATTCTCGGTATGCTGGCCGATGATATCGAATATTTGCAGAATGTGTATCTGCGTACAGTCTTTCCGGGTATTATCGCGCTATTGATCTATGCAGCGGCGATGATTGCGCTTGGGACGTTCGATGTGGCTTTTGCTCTGCTTATGGGACTCTATATGCTGGTGCTGGTTGTCGTATTACCGCTGATCTCCCTCCTGCTTACCCAGAAGCGTCAGCGTCAGGTGAAGCAGGAGCGTAACCGGCTGTATCAAAAGCTGACAGATGCTGTGCTCGGACTAGGTGACTGGGTCATCAGCGGACGGCAGAGCCAGTTCGTCGATACGTATGAAGCGGACGAGCAGGCGGTTGCCCGCATAGACGGTTCGCTGCGGCGCTGGGCACGGCTGCGTATGTTCATCGGGCAGGCGGTGGTCGGACTGGCCGTGTTGTCTCTATTATACTGGGCGGCTGGACAGTATGCTGAGGGGGCGATTGCCGGAACGCTGATCGCAGCGTTCGTGCTGGTGGTCTTCCCGGTGGCGGATGCCTTCCTGCCCGTATCCGAGGCTGTGGAGAAAATTCCGCAATACCGGAATTCACTGGAGCGGCTGGAGGGTGTGGAGCCCCCGGCGGAGGGTGTACTCTCTGAGGCGGAGAAAGGCAGGAATGCCGAAGCTGCGGCTCAGGCCGTTGCTGCTGCCGAGGCTGCCAAGGCTGCCAAGGCCAGCGGACAGGTTCATATTGAACTGAAGTCGGCAGGCTACCGCTATGCGGCAGGTGACGACTTCTCCGTTCAGGAGCTTGACCTTGCGCTGCCGCAGGGGCGGAAGATTGCCGTAATCGGCCGCAGCGGAGCCGGTAAATCGACACTGCTCAAGATGGTGCAGGGCGTGATTGCGCCCACCGTCGGCTCCGTGACGATTAACGGGATCGATGCTGCGGCTTACGGTGAGCGGATTCCGCAGCTCATCGCGGTGCTGAACCAGAGCCCGCATTTGTTCGACACCACGGTGGCGAACAATATCCGGCTCGGGGACCCGGGGGCTTCGGAGGCAGCGGTCCAGCAGGCGGCAGCCCTGGCGAAGCTGGATAAGCTGATCTCCTCGCTGCCGGAGGGCTATGATACTCCGGTACGCGAGGCGGGGCAGCGCTTCTCCGGCGGAGAGCGCCAGCGGATGGCCCTGGCCCGTATTCTGCTGCAGAATACGCCGATGGTTGTGCTGGACGAGCCCACCGTTGGCCTCGACCCGCGCACGGAGCGCGAGCTGCTGGCCACGATGTTCGAGGCGATGGCCGGCAAGACGCTGATCTGGGTCACGCATCATCTGGTGGGCGCCGAGCAGATGGACGAGGTCATCTTCATGGAGAATGGCCAAGTGGAAATGCGCGGCACTCATGCCGAGCTGATGAAGCAGCAGCCGCGTTACCGCAAGCTCTATGAGCTGGACCGGCCGGGCCAATATCTGAATGGGGCAGATGGTGTGTAG
- a CDS encoding M3 family oligoendopeptidase: MESTTCELTWNLDRIYPSFESEGFQQDRRQVESLAGELNTWSASQPVSGQDAADLMEEFLKQYNAYQQLFLRLFSYAELRFSADSQCEEAVNLMDELEEVTSGAGEALVRFSKWLAGVSAGELERSLRSSAYLEQHGFYLRGLQGKSQHMLSAEGEAVIARMQNTGSKAWERLYMQTLSTLRTDLELGGVTRSVTLAELRNLVYDPDPVVRQAAAEAEHKACRSVAEQSAACINAVSGEAAAVYELRGYVSPLHKVLEAARMDQETLEVMLQAIQESLPVFRQYYAGKAVRLGHAGGQLPFWDVFAPMGTESSVRVTYAEAQAMIIAGFSRFSPELGGFARKVFRERWVDAEPRSGKGNFGMCVDIVPIGESRIITSFHGQYIDVSVLAHEIGHAYHTSRLAGHTMVNMDYPVPIAETASIFCESLIHVELLNSLPAEEADAILERSLSDAGYYIVDFYARYCFERALYARRLSGPLPLEELNALMLESMAAAYGDSVLPGSIHPYQWISKAGYYMAGNEFLNFPYSFGLLFSKGLYAQYQKQGQAFVSRYEQFLSATSTRSIADAAMLMDIDVHSQDFWQEALGFIAGDIQKFTGRE, translated from the coding sequence ATGGAATCAACAACATGCGAATTAACATGGAATCTGGACCGGATCTATCCCTCGTTCGAGTCGGAGGGATTTCAGCAGGACCGCAGGCAGGTGGAGAGCCTTGCCGGGGAGCTGAATACATGGTCGGCCTCGCAGCCCGTTAGCGGGCAGGACGCTGCAGACCTGATGGAAGAGTTCCTTAAACAATATAATGCGTATCAACAGCTATTTTTGCGTCTGTTCAGCTATGCGGAGCTGCGGTTCAGTGCGGATAGCCAGTGTGAGGAAGCTGTGAATCTGATGGACGAGCTGGAAGAGGTGACCAGCGGGGCGGGTGAAGCTTTGGTCCGCTTCAGCAAGTGGCTGGCGGGGGTAAGCGCGGGTGAACTGGAGCGGAGTCTCCGTTCCAGCGCTTATCTGGAGCAGCATGGCTTCTATCTGCGCGGATTACAGGGCAAATCGCAGCATATGCTTAGCGCGGAAGGCGAAGCGGTCATTGCCCGGATGCAGAACACCGGCTCGAAGGCGTGGGAGCGGCTGTACATGCAGACGCTATCCACACTGCGCACCGATCTGGAACTGGGTGGAGTTACCCGCAGTGTGACACTGGCGGAGCTGCGGAATCTGGTCTACGACCCTGATCCTGTGGTACGGCAGGCAGCGGCAGAAGCAGAGCATAAGGCTTGCCGCAGTGTTGCGGAGCAGAGTGCTGCTTGTATTAATGCTGTGTCCGGTGAGGCGGCTGCCGTCTATGAGCTGAGGGGTTATGTCTCCCCGCTGCATAAGGTGCTGGAAGCAGCGCGGATGGATCAGGAGACGCTGGAGGTGATGCTTCAGGCCATCCAGGAGAGCCTGCCGGTCTTCCGGCAATATTATGCCGGGAAGGCTGTGCGGCTGGGGCATGCGGGGGGACAGCTGCCGTTCTGGGATGTTTTTGCGCCCATGGGTACGGAGTCTTCAGTCCGCGTAACCTATGCTGAGGCCCAGGCGATGATTATCGCGGGGTTCAGCAGGTTCAGCCCCGAGCTGGGCGGGTTCGCCCGCAAGGTGTTCAGGGAACGCTGGGTTGATGCCGAGCCTCGCAGCGGGAAGGGCAATTTCGGGATGTGTGTCGATATCGTCCCGATTGGAGAGAGCCGGATCATAACAAGCTTCCACGGCCAATATATAGATGTGAGTGTGCTGGCCCACGAGATTGGGCACGCGTATCATACCAGCCGCCTTGCAGGACATACGATGGTCAACATGGATTATCCGGTGCCGATTGCGGAGACCGCGTCGATTTTTTGCGAGAGTCTGATTCATGTTGAACTCTTGAACTCGCTGCCTGCGGAGGAAGCGGATGCGATCCTGGAACGTAGTCTCTCGGATGCGGGGTATTATATTGTCGATTTCTATGCGAGATACTGCTTCGAGCGCGCGCTCTATGCCCGCCGGTTATCCGGTCCCCTTCCATTAGAGGAGCTGAACGCATTGATGCTGGAGTCGATGGCTGCCGCTTACGGGGATAGTGTACTGCCCGGGTCCATCCATCCCTACCAGTGGATTAGCAAGGCAGGGTATTATATGGCAGGCAATGAGTTCCTGAACTTCCCGTATTCCTTCGGGCTGCTGTTCTCCAAGGGGCTGTATGCCCAGTACCAAAAGCAGGGCCAGGCGTTCGTGAGCCGCTATGAACAGTTCCTCTCAGCAACCAGTACCCGGAGCATCGCAGACGCTGCCATGCTGATGGATATTGATGTGCATTCCCAGGATTTCTGGCAGGAGGCGCTCGGATTCATTGCCGGGGATATCCAGAAGTTTACGGGGAGGGAATAA
- a CDS encoding CxxH/CxxC protein — MYVVCKEHVELAIDKFVDEYEDAPDVVDLKETEFSDWDPPAKCAECERNAEYLVV; from the coding sequence ATGTATGTAGTCTGTAAGGAACACGTAGAGCTGGCCATCGACAAATTTGTGGACGAGTACGAGGATGCACCAGATGTAGTCGATCTGAAGGAGACGGAGTTCTCGGACTGGGACCCGCCGGCGAAATGTGCGGAATGTGAACGAAATGCAGAATATCTGGTCGTCTGA